A window of Lytechinus pictus isolate F3 Inbred chromosome 7, Lp3.0, whole genome shotgun sequence contains these coding sequences:
- the LOC129264042 gene encoding uncharacterized protein LOC129264042, whose translation MIALGCGAVVCAVIVLRIYHSGGERHMPTWLRYIIIKRLQRMRKKRHSLPEVVTVAEKQPRESKSYNSINLDNPNGKGPLVMRQTHSHSHGHNHHNHGHTHGHNHGNDSGSEEMHDNENSQLYEPQLIDHKLQMKSRFHRRDSKSKELNAMLWREFALALDKGLGIFVAMIIIGECLYVMIIFIAMPNLVKNNTMDD comes from the exons atgaTTGCACTTGGATGTGGAGCTGTGGTGTGTGCCGTCATCGTATTACGTATCTACCACAGCGGAGGTGAACGACATATGCCTACATGGCTAAGATATATCATCATAAAACGATTACAACGCATGCGCAAGAAAAGACATAGTCTACCGGAAGTAGTAACAGTCGCAGAAAAACAACCCAGGGAATCAAA GTCTTACAATTCAATAAACTTGGACAATCCAAATGGGAAAGGACCCCTCGTCATGCGGCAGACTCACTCTCATTCACACGGTCATAACCATCATAACCATGGTCACACCCATGGTCACAATCACGGCAACGACAGCGGTAGCGAGGAGATGCACGACAACGAGAACAGCCAGCTGTATGAACCCCAACTCATCGACCACAAGCTACAGATGAAATCACGCTTCCATCGACGAGACAGTAAAAGTAAGGAACTGAATGCAATGTTGTGGAGGGAGTTCGCCCTCGCTCTCGACAAGGGATTGGGTATCTTTGTAGCAATGATCATCATCGGTGAATGTCTCTATGTCATGATCATCTTCATCGCTATGCCGAACCTCGTTAAAAACAATACCATGGACGACTGA